GACCTGGTGGGCCGCGGCGACGGCACCCCGTCCGGCCACATCCCGTTCACCCCCGCCGCCAAGCGGACGCTCGAGCTCTCGCTCCGCGAGGCGCTGTCGCTCGGGCACAGCTACATCGGCACCGAGCACCTGCTGCTGGGACTGGTGAAGGAGCTCGAGGCCGAGGAGTCGGACCTGCTGCCCCGCCTGGACCTGTCCCCGGCGCAGGTGCGTCAGGCGGTGACCGCCCGACTCACGGGGGGTCAGGTCGAGGAGGAGCCTTCGGTCACATCGGGCCGTCTGACCGTGACCTCGGCGAGCACGCCGTGGCCCGCGCACGTCCGACCCACCTCGCTGGCGGCGTCGGTCATGAGCGGTGTGAGCGACGAGGCCACCCGGCGCCGACATCCCCGGATGGGCAGCGAGCACCTCCTGTTGTGGCTGCTCAGCCGGCCCGACGGCGGGGCGATGCGGGCGCTCCGGGCCGAGGGCGTCGAGGTCGCTGCGCTGCGACGGCGCCTCGAGCAGATGCTGGCCGAGGCCGGAGATTCCACAGATCCGTGACGTCTGGCGCCCGACCGGGCCCGGCGACCACTAGCCTGACCAACTCTTGCTGTCCGCTCCGAAGAACGGTGCAGAGACGGGCAGCGAGCGCATCGTCTTCGAGGGTGGACGCAACACCCTCCGGGGTACACTCGCCCCACGGATTCCCCCGACGGGTGGGAGGCAGGTCTTGTTCGAACGGTTTACCGACCGGGCTCGACGGGTGGTAGTTCTGGCCCAAGAGGAAGCTCGGCTCCTCAACCACAACTACATCGGCACCGAGCACATCCTCCTGGGCTTGATCCACGAGGGTGAGGGTGTCGCCGCGAAGGCGCTCGAGTCGCTGGGCATCAGCCTCGAGGCCGTCCGCAACCAGGTCGAAGAGATCATCGGCCAGGGCGGATCGTCGCCGTCCGGTCACATCCCGTTCACGCCCCGCGCCAAGAAGGTCCTGGAGCTGTCGCTCCGCGAGGCGCTGCAGCTCGGGCACAACTACATCGGCACCGAGCACATCCTGCTGGGGCTGATCCGCGAGGGCGAGGGCGTCGCCGCCCAGGTGCTCGTGAAGCTCGGAGCCGACCTGTCCCGGGTCCGTCAGCAGGTCATCCAGCTGCTGTCGGGGTACCAGGGCTCCGGTGGCCAGGGTCCCGAGAAGGCCGGCGCCACCGCCGGTACCGGCACGGGCGAGAGCCAGCCCACCGGTTCGCTGGTGCTCGACCAGTTCGGCCGCAACCTCACCCAGCTCGCTCGCGAGAAG
This Acidimicrobiales bacterium DNA region includes the following protein-coding sequences:
- a CDS encoding Clp protease N-terminal domain-containing protein, whose translation is MFERFTDKARRVVVLAQEESHRLGHNHIGVEHVLVALVHDDESLAGGALADLGVDLPGARAAVEDLVGRGDGTPSGHIPFTPAAKRTLELSLREALSLGHSYIGTEHLLLGLVKELEAEESDLLPRLDLSPAQVRQAVTARLTGGQVEEEPSVTSGRLTVTSASTPWPAHVRPTSLAASVMSGVSDEATRRRHPRMGSEHLLLWLLSRPDGGAMRALRAEGVEVAALRRRLEQMLAEAGDSTDP